A region of the Chroicocephalus ridibundus chromosome 1, bChrRid1.1, whole genome shotgun sequence genome:
ggggcacaTTGGGTGGGGAGAGGCTCAGCAGATGGCCATGCTGGCACCTGACAAGCCTTCCTCAGGGCTCATGGACTGAGATGATCCAAAGGCTTATTACTGTGCCAGCAAAAGGCCCATCCGGAGTGTGACAGTTGCTGCTGTGCCAAATCTCAAGAGCAGTCTCCAAAACAAGCCAAAGCTTCCCAACAAAAGaagcccttttctttttcatttctttttagcaCGAGCGAAACAAAATTGCTGAAAATGCAGTGCCAGACATGGCTGAAGTATTTCAGCCAAAACTttctcaaaacaaacaacaagcccACACGATAGACAGCCGGTATGGGAATGTTTAGCTTAAGCGATTTAAGTGTGGCAGCATGAATGAGAGCTGAACCCAGAGTCTTACAAAAAGAAGCACGTTTTAATACTAGAAGTGTCACCAGTTCTCCTTGTAATTATTCCCAGAGAGCCAGTGTTGTGATACTTCAGCAGCACAGGAGAAGATAAACCATCTTGAAAACCCCTTTACCAGCCAGTGGAAACCAGTACCCAACATGAGAAACACTTCGGAAGCACGGCAAGGCTTCCTAAGGCCATAAGTCAGGATCTTACTGGTTTACACTGAGCACTGGATGATGGGATGTAACCAGCGCCACCATCACCCAGCTTGCGTCCCAGATAGACAGATTGCTCTGGAGAACCAAGGAGCAGCAGAAGTGACAGCTTGGCCAGCTGTATACTTGAGGACAGATGATGAACCTCTGGAAGCTGCCCTGGACAGCCAGGACATGCTCTTAGATGAGACTGCTATGCTAGTTTAGCAGCTCTTCTGCTATAAAGCAGGCCTTGTCAAAAGGCCATGAGTCAGTGTTTGCTGGCAATGAATAATGAAATCAAAATGGGAGccagatcattaaaaaaatagtttggaatGAATATGTGTAGGTATAGGTTACCTCCTATGATTCATACCATAACACATTGTTCAGCCAATAGATGGAGATTTTGATATTTTACTGTacattttcaagttatttttaagaTGGGCTTAAGTTATACAGCTTCGATCTAAATCAGCATTTTTGACCCCTAATTCACAGTTATTCTGAGGTGGGAACATCCAGATCTGCTTCTGgatttaaaaaattctaaaaagaaatcaagttactcattctcttcattttattttcctgaagaacagAATACCAAAGGAAAGCACATTTTTCCTGGATGTTCCCCGACCAGCTATGCCAAAGTCCTCATGGAAAACAGTAATGTTGATTTCCTCAGCACTGTGTTCCACATTGACCTGTCCGTTAATGAACAGTTTTACAGCTATTTGTAATTCCAGTGAGTTCCCTGCATGTGGCTGTATGACTTCCTCATTGCTGGTATTTCCAAAAAGTTAAGGTGATCCAGGGGTCGCTTTGTCCCTTGCACCCAAATTTTCATGGATCACACACTTGAGGTCTTCTCGATTCAGAACCTGGCTTTTATACTTCTCGCCCCAGTCCTCAACGATGTACTGATGATAGGGGTCATTGGAGTGCTCTCGCCTCTTTGATTTCACAGTACTCACCAAGATCGCCACAATAATGAAGGAGAACATCCCAATCATCACCATCAAATAAAGGATAACGTAGTCAAAGTTTTCAGCATCAACCTTGGCTTGCAATTTATTCGCTGATTCCGTCATGTTTTTCCTCCAGCTGTTCATGTAAGTGAGGAAGGTTTCCTTGAAAATATCTTCAACTGCCCAAGTGAAGTTTCGCATTTCGGCCATCCTTGCAAGTTACGGCTACTAAAGACAACATGATacttattttaatcaaatatcTCTACTAAAACAGTTACATTGGTTTCTTTTGTCTGCATTATAACAACTAAATAGTAACACCTGCCACTTGCCAGTGAAAATGGAGTCCCAATTTTATATCAGCTGAGAATCCCCGTCTCCGAGTGGTTCGATGTGTTCAGAGACTCAAGGAGGTCTTATTCCTCTCCTCACTCGGGTCGCTTTTGGTCTGTGGGAAGCCAAATACTCTTTGGTGAAATCTAGTGAGCGTGGGCCCCCATGACCTGCATTCCAGGCTTTGAGGCACACTGCCTACCCTACTGAGGCAGCAGCTCTCAAGAAGCTCtgagaaaagcctttttctgtctttcctacaTAAAGAGGAGGGTGTGACTGGCTTGCAGCCCCCTAGCCTGCAAAAAGCAAAGGTTCTGGTAACAGCATTTCAGTCTGATGCTCCTGTAGAACACCTGTCCTTCAATGCTTCAGGCCAACCAAGCCCTACAACATGTGGCAAACCTTCCACAAAAAGCCACTCGATTTCCGTGCGGTCTTCAAGCAATGATGAGCTTTCTGC
Encoded here:
- the KCNE2 gene encoding potassium voltage-gated channel subfamily E member 2 isoform X2, giving the protein MAEMRNFTWAVEDIFKETFLTYMNSWRKNMTESANKLQAKVDAENFDYVILYLMVMIGMFSFIIVAILSLEHMRSCQRNH
- the KCNE2 gene encoding potassium voltage-gated channel subfamily E member 2 isoform X1, which gives rise to MAEMRNFTWAVEDIFKETFLTYMNSWRKNMTESANKLQAKVDAENFDYVILYLMVMIGMFSFIIVAILVSTVKSKRREHSNDPYHQYIVEDWGEKYKSQVLNREDLKCVIHENLGARDKATPGSP